One stretch of Arachis duranensis cultivar V14167 chromosome 1, aradu.V14167.gnm2.J7QH, whole genome shotgun sequence DNA includes these proteins:
- the LOC107484106 gene encoding prohibitin-1, mitochondrial-like gives MVLSPPAGIVGAFALFSSPISSHLSSSRHHRTKESLTPWHNRHEGFPVDRHLFKRAPSLSLTLSVSELRALYRSLLNVSREIRKMLTERASHFNIALDDVSITSLTFGKEFTAAIEAKQVAAQEAERAKFVVEKAEQDKRSAVIRAQGEAKSAQLIGQAIANNPAFITLRKIEAAREIAHTISNSANKVYLNSDDLFIAT, from the exons ATGGTGCTTTCGCCGCCGGCGGGAATCGTGGGTGCCTTCGCACTCTTCTCATCGCCAATCTCTTCTCATCTTTCCTCTTCTCGTCACCATCGCACAAAGGAATCGTTGACCCCGTGGCATAACCGTCATGAAGGTTTCCCGGTCGATCGTCATCTCTTCAAGCGCGCTCCCTCTCTCTCACTCACTCTCTCTGTGTCTGAGCTTCGAGCTCTCTATCGCTCTCTGTTA AATGTCAGTAGAGAAATAAGGAAGATGTTGACTGAAAGGGCCTCCCATTTCAATATTGCACTGGATGATGTGTCAATCACAAGCTTGACATTTGGTAAGGAATTTACAGCCGCAATTGAAGCCAAGCAGGTTGCTGCTCAAGAAGCTGAGAGGGCTAAGTTTGTGGTAGAAAAAGCTGAACAGGACAAAAGAAGTGCTGTTATTAGAGCACAG GGAGAAGCCAAGAGTGCACAATTGATTGGTCAAGCTATTGCCAATAATCCTGCATTTATCACCTTGAGGAAAATTGAAGCTGCAAGGGAAATCGCTCATACAATTTCAAACTCTGCTAACAAGGTTTACTTGAATTCAGATGACCTCTTTATAGCAACATAG